One window of Quercus robur chromosome 12, dhQueRobu3.1, whole genome shotgun sequence genomic DNA carries:
- the LOC126710184 gene encoding probable trehalose-phosphate phosphatase 2 produces MESNSEERFHDNEDVIDDFYDMWLKNHPSALSSFEEIKSVAHEKQMVVFLDYDGTLSPIVNNPDQAFMSTEMRSAVREISGHFPTAIISGRSRDKVFQFVRLNNIYYAGSHGMDLSTPSVSLNYGNHEHQTRTIDEKGNDMVNFCPVRDVLPRIQTIKDKLEKIAKDIKGASVEDNKFCLSVHFRCVNEENVGKLKEMVESTMEFYNDFRISEGKKVMEIRPIISWDKGRALQYLLDTIGFEDSSNVLPIYIGDDKTDEDAFKMIKSIGRGFPVAVSTTPKETEALYSLRDPTEVMSFLILLAKWKMGCTLS; encoded by the exons ATGGAATCCAACTCAGAAGAAAGATTTCACGACAATGAAGATGTAATTGATGATTTTTATGATATGTGGCTG AAAAATCATCCATCCGCCTTGAGCTCTTTCGAGGAAATAAAGAGTGTGGCTCATGAGAAACAGATGGTTGTGTTTTTGGATTACGACGGAACTCTCTCACCGATTGTTAACAACCCTGATCAAGCTTTCATGTCTACAGAG ATGCGTTCAGCGGTAAGAGAAATCAGTGGACATTTCCCAACTGCAATTATCTCTGGAAGGTCTAGGGATAAG GTGTTCCAATTTGTGAGATTGAATAACATCTATTATGCTGGAAGTCATGGGATGGATCTATCAACCCCATCAGTTTCTCTTAATTATGGTAACCACGAGCATCAAACTAGGACTATTGATGAGAAg GGTAATGACATGGTTAACTTCTGCCCAGTACGTGATGTCTTGCCTAGAATTCAAACG ATAAAGgataaattggaaaaaatagCAAAAGACATAAAAGGTGCCTCGGTTGAAGACAATAAGTTCTGCCTCTCTGTACACTTTCGATGTGTGAATGAAGAG AATGTTGGCAAGCTTAAGGAGATGGTGGAATCTACAATGGAATTCTATAATGATTTCCGTATATCCGAGGGAAAAAag GTCATGGAAATTCGCCCTATTATAAGTTGGGATAAAGGTCGTGCTCTGCAGTATCTACTTGATACTATTGGTTTTGAAGACTCTAGCAATGTCCTTCctatatatataggagatgATAAAACTGATGAGGATGCCTTTAAG ATGATTAAAAGCATTGGAAGAGGATTTCCTGTAGCTGTTTCTACTACTCCAAAGGAGACAGAAGCCCTCTACTCTTTACGTGACCCAACAGAGGTCATGTCCTTCCTAATTCTTTTAGCAAAGTGGAAAATGGGTTGTACTTTGAGTTAA